The following nucleotide sequence is from bacterium.
TGTTGGCATAAAGCGCCGGCATGGAGCTGAACGGTCGAACGGCGGTCGTCACGGGTGCGGCGTCCGGCATCGGGCTCGGGCTCGCGGAGCGCTTCGTCGCCGAGGGCATGGCGGTCGTCATGGCCGACGTCGATCCCGCGGCGCTGGACGCGGAGGTCGCGCGGCTGCAGGCGCGGGGCGCGAAGGTGCTGGGCGTGCGCTGCGACGTCGGCGATCCCGCCCAGGTGACGCTGCTGCGCGACCGCGCGCTGGAGGCGTTCGGCGCCGTGCACCTCCTCTGCAACAACGCGGGCGTCGCCGTCGGCCGGCCGAACCTGAAGACGCGGCCCGAGCTGTGGCGCTGGGTGGTCGACGTGAACCTCCTCGGCGTCGCCTACGGCGTGCACGCGTTCGCGCCGCTCATGGTGCGGCAGGGCGAGGGGCACATCGTCAACACCGCGTCCGAGGCGGGGTTGGTGCCGTCGCCGCTCCTCGGCTCGTACCACGCCACCAAGTATGCGGTGGTGGGCCTGTCCGAGTCGCTCTACCTCGAGCTGAAGGGCACGGGCGTCGGGGTCACGTGCGTCTGCCCGGAGCTGGTGGCGACGCGCATCTTCGAGTCCACCCGCAACGCGCCGGCGGCGCTCGGCCTGAAGCCGCCGCCGAGCCTGCCGATCGAGCAGATCGCCGCGATGATGGGCACGGTGCCGCTGCCGCCGGCGGACCTCGCCGGCATGGTCGCGTATGCCGTGCGCGCGAACCGCTTCTGGCTGCTGACGCACCAGGCGTCGTTCGACCGCATCCGCCGTCGCAACGCCGACCTCGAGGCGGCGCGCAATCCGTCGGACCCGGCGTGAGAGGCTCAGCGTCCCAGGCGGACCGGGCCCTGGAACGAGTCGCCGCTCGTGAAGAACGTGACCCGCGTCGGGCAGGGCAGATCGACGACGAGGTCGGCGTCGAGCGCGACCTCGCGCACTACCCAGCCGTCCGGCAGGACGCGCGGACGGCCGTCCATGTCGCTCGCCGCCATGCGGGCGCCCGCGACGAGCGGGAGGTAGTCGCCGCCGTCGTCGGCACGCAGCACCTCGATCGTGCGGCCGGCCCGGTAGAGGACGCGGTGGTGCTTGTGCACGGGCAGCACGAAGAGGCCCTCGCGCGGCGGCTCGGGGCGTCCCGGGCGCGCCACGCGTGCGAAGCGCACGCCGTCGACCTCCATCGTCTCGACCGGGCCGTCGGCGTCGGCGTCGGGCGAGCGGGCGAAGTACGCCGCGTCGGCGACCGCGCGGCCGATGCCGGTGCGCATGAAGCCCTCCGGCAGCGCGAGCCGCTCGTACTGCTCGACGGAGCACGCGCCCTGGGCCAGCCAGACGTAGCGGCCGGACATGATCTCCATGTGCAGGACGTGGCCGCCGGTCGTCCAGTTGTCGGTCCAATCCGGATTCCCCAGCCCGGGTGAACGGGTCTCCATGCGCGCGATGACCTCCCGTGGCGCGCCGGGTTGACGCGACCAGCACCATATTGGC
It contains:
- a CDS encoding SDR family NAD(P)-dependent oxidoreductase; the encoded protein is MELNGRTAVVTGAASGIGLGLAERFVAEGMAVVMADVDPAALDAEVARLQARGAKVLGVRCDVGDPAQVTLLRDRALEAFGAVHLLCNNAGVAVGRPNLKTRPELWRWVVDVNLLGVAYGVHAFAPLMVRQGEGHIVNTASEAGLVPSPLLGSYHATKYAVVGLSESLYLELKGTGVGVTCVCPELVATRIFESTRNAPAALGLKPPPSLPIEQIAAMMGTVPLPPADLAGMVAYAVRANRFWLLTHQASFDRIRRRNADLEAARNPSDPA